Proteins found in one Strix aluco isolate bStrAlu1 chromosome 29, bStrAlu1.hap1, whole genome shotgun sequence genomic segment:
- the F2RL3 gene encoding proteinase-activated receptor 4 isoform X2, whose protein sequence is MTPEITPCPRAIPGEKATINNITYLLIPEATRSQLGSVVTVRLIPCLYTLVFLVGLPANGLALWVLATRAEKLTSTVFLMNLAAADLLLVLVLPFKIFYYFLGNNWPFGEGLCRLTTAFFYGNMYCSVLLLTCISVDRYLAVVHPFFSRSFRTPAFAACTCTAIWLCAAVLTLPLTLHQQSYPLYRADVTLCHDVLPRHEDDGYYFYYFICLITCAFLAPLVVMLFSYCSVLRALLGSGKRYSYSMKLTALVLFILVAFYTPSNVLLLVHYSSYNCKLYGHLYISYMVSLAISTFNSCADPFVYYYISEDFRDKVRRRFFSHRKQNTTSLKTSKETLPQKSSKDSLV, encoded by the coding sequence ATGACACCAGAGATCACACCGTGTCCCCGAGCCATCCCCGGGGAAAAGGCAACCATAAACAACATCACATACCTGCTGATACCCGAGGCCACCCGCTCACAGCTGGGCAGCGTGGTCACGGTGCGACTCATCCCCTGTCTCTACACCCTCGTCTTCCTGGTGGGGCTGCCGGCCAACGGGCTGGCCCTCTGGGTCCTGGCTACCAGGGCTGAGAAGCTGACCTCCACCGTCTTTCTGATGAACTTGGCTGCAGCAGACCTGCTGCTCGTATTGGTGCTGCCCTTCAAGATTTTCTACTATTTCCTGGGGAACAACTGGCCCTTTGGGGAAGGCCTGTGCCGGCTCACCACAGCTTTCTTCTATGGGAACATGTactgctcagtgctgctgctcaCATGCATCAGCGTCGACCGGTACCTGGCTGTGGTGCATCCCTTCTTTTCACGCTCTTTCCGCACCCCTGCCTTTGCTGCCTGCACCTGCACTGCCATCTGGCTCTGTGCTGCCGTCCTCACGCTGCCCCTGACTCTGCACCAGCAGTCATATCCCCTGTACCGAGCAGACGTCACTCTCTGCCATGACGTTCTCCCCAGGCACGAGGATGATGGGTATTACTTCTACTACTTCATCTGCCTGATCACCTGTGCCTTCCTGGCTCCTCTGGTGGTGATGCTGTTCAGCTACTGCTCGGTGCTGCGAGCTCTCCTGGGCAGCGGGAAGCGGTACTCCTACTCTATGAAGCTCACAGCTCTCGTGCTGTTCATACTTGTGGCCTTCTACACACCCAGCAACGTCCTCCTCCTCGTTCATTACTCCAGCTATAACTGCAAGCTGTATGGCCACCTGTATATCAGCTACATGGTGAGCCTGGCCATCAGTACCTTTAACAGCTGCGCTGATCCCTTCGTCTACTACTACATTTCTGAAGACTTTCGGGATAAGGTGAGAAGGAGATTCTTcagtcacagaaaacaaaacaccacatcCCTAAAAACCTCCAAGGAAACACTCCCTCAGAAAAGTTCCAAAGACTCTCTGGTGTAA
- the F2RL3 gene encoding proteinase-activated receptor 4 isoform X1: METLGSGRLSHGLVLCCAFWGLCLASPDYDDYSQNSTNEQVMTPEITPCPRAIPGEKATINNITYLLIPEATRSQLGSVVTVRLIPCLYTLVFLVGLPANGLALWVLATRAEKLTSTVFLMNLAAADLLLVLVLPFKIFYYFLGNNWPFGEGLCRLTTAFFYGNMYCSVLLLTCISVDRYLAVVHPFFSRSFRTPAFAACTCTAIWLCAAVLTLPLTLHQQSYPLYRADVTLCHDVLPRHEDDGYYFYYFICLITCAFLAPLVVMLFSYCSVLRALLGSGKRYSYSMKLTALVLFILVAFYTPSNVLLLVHYSSYNCKLYGHLYISYMVSLAISTFNSCADPFVYYYISEDFRDKVRRRFFSHRKQNTTSLKTSKETLPQKSSKDSLV, encoded by the exons ATGGAGACCCTCGGGAGTGGACGGCTCTCACACGGGCTGGTGCTGTGCTGCGCCTTCTGGGGACTCTGCCTGGCCTCTCCAGACTATGATG ATTATTCCCAGAACAGCACCAACGAGCAGGTAATGACACCAGAGATCACACCGTGTCCCCGAGCCATCCCCGGGGAAAAGGCAACCATAAACAACATCACATACCTGCTGATACCCGAGGCCACCCGCTCACAGCTGGGCAGCGTGGTCACGGTGCGACTCATCCCCTGTCTCTACACCCTCGTCTTCCTGGTGGGGCTGCCGGCCAACGGGCTGGCCCTCTGGGTCCTGGCTACCAGGGCTGAGAAGCTGACCTCCACCGTCTTTCTGATGAACTTGGCTGCAGCAGACCTGCTGCTCGTATTGGTGCTGCCCTTCAAGATTTTCTACTATTTCCTGGGGAACAACTGGCCCTTTGGGGAAGGCCTGTGCCGGCTCACCACAGCTTTCTTCTATGGGAACATGTactgctcagtgctgctgctcaCATGCATCAGCGTCGACCGGTACCTGGCTGTGGTGCATCCCTTCTTTTCACGCTCTTTCCGCACCCCTGCCTTTGCTGCCTGCACCTGCACTGCCATCTGGCTCTGTGCTGCCGTCCTCACGCTGCCCCTGACTCTGCACCAGCAGTCATATCCCCTGTACCGAGCAGACGTCACTCTCTGCCATGACGTTCTCCCCAGGCACGAGGATGATGGGTATTACTTCTACTACTTCATCTGCCTGATCACCTGTGCCTTCCTGGCTCCTCTGGTGGTGATGCTGTTCAGCTACTGCTCGGTGCTGCGAGCTCTCCTGGGCAGCGGGAAGCGGTACTCCTACTCTATGAAGCTCACAGCTCTCGTGCTGTTCATACTTGTGGCCTTCTACACACCCAGCAACGTCCTCCTCCTCGTTCATTACTCCAGCTATAACTGCAAGCTGTATGGCCACCTGTATATCAGCTACATGGTGAGCCTGGCCATCAGTACCTTTAACAGCTGCGCTGATCCCTTCGTCTACTACTACATTTCTGAAGACTTTCGGGATAAGGTGAGAAGGAGATTCTTcagtcacagaaaacaaaacaccacatcCCTAAAAACCTCCAAGGAAACACTCCCTCAGAAAAGTTCCAAAGACTCTCTGGTGTAA